From the Magnetococcales bacterium genome, the window TTTTTTTGATACTTAAAAGATAAAATATTGAAAGTCAAAAAATTTAAAATATATTCCCGCTTGACAGCGGGAGTTTTGCAACGCCCTCTCGTAACAAAACAGCTATTCCGCCACACCGGACAACCGCATGTTATCGATCAATCGTGCCTGCCCCACATGGGCTGCGATCAGCATCAGCCCATCCTCCTCGCTCCCCTGCAGGGGAGCGAGATGTTCCACATCGCGCACCGCCACGTAATCGATGCGCTCGATACCCGCATCGTGAAGGATCTCGCGCCCCACCGCCTCCAGGAAAGCCACGTCGCGCACACCGGCCCGCCAGGAAGAGGAGGCGGACTGCAAGGCCCGGTACAATCCGGTGGCCTGATGCCTGGCGCGCGCATCGAGATAGCGGTTGCGACTGGACATGGCCAGTCCGTCCGCCTCCCGCACCGTGGCCACCCCCCGCACCTCCACCGGCATGGAGAGATCCCGCACCATGCGCCGCAGCAGAATGAACTGCTGCCGGTCCTTCAGCCCCAGGAACAGGAGCTGCGGAGCCACCTGATGCAACAAAATGGCCACCACCGTGGCCACCCCCCGGAAATGACCGGGGCGAAACGCCCCGCACAACTCACTGCCCAGGGGTTCCACCTCCACCCGGGTCTGCTGCCCCGAGGGATAGATCTCTTCCACCGAGGGCAGGAAGAGCAGGTCGCAACCGGCGCTTTCCAGCAGGCGGCGATCCGCCTCCTCCTCCCGGGGATAGCGATTGAAATCCTCGCCCGGTCCGAACTGGGTCGGATTGACGAAGATGGAGGCCACCACCAGGTCACAGTTCGCCCTGGCCTGTCGCACCAGGGTCAGATGCCCCTCGTGCAGCGCCCCCATGGTGGGCACGAAGCCGATGCGTTTCCCCGCGCGACGCCGGGGCTCCAAAGCCGCGTCGAGTGCGGCGCGTGTGGCGCATTCCCGCATGATCACTCCTGAAAAGCGTGTTCCGGCCCCGGAAAGAGCCCTTCGCGCACCTCGCGGGCATACTCCTCCACCGCCCGGCGCACCAGAGTCGATCCGTCCAGATACTGTTTGACGAAACGGGGTGTATTCATGCCTTCGAAGAGTCCCAACAGATCGTAAAGCACCAGCACCTGCCCGTCGCAACCGGCGCCGGCGCCGATGCCGATGGTGGGGATGGGGATGCTTTCGGTGATGCGCCGGGCCAGAGGCGCCGGCATGCCCTCCAGAACGATGGCGCAGGCCCCGGCCTCCGCCACGGCGCGGGCATCCGCCAGCACCCGTTCGGCGGCGGTTTCCCCGCGCCCCTGGATCTTGAATCCCCCCATGGCATGCACCGACTGGGGAGTCAGGCCCACATGCCCGATCACCGGCAGACCGTGTTCCACCAGCAGGGCGATGCTGTCGGCCATGCGCACGCCGCCCTCCAGCTTCACCGCCTGGCAGCCGCTCTCCTTGAAGACCCGCACGGCGCTGGCCAGGGCCTCCTGCGGACCCGACTGGAAACTGCCGAAGGGCAGGTCGCAAACCACCAGGGCGCGTTGCGATCCCCGCATCACCGCACGGGTATGGTAGATCATCTCGTCGAGGGTCACCGGCAGGGTGGTCTCCTGCCCCTGGATCACCATACCCAGGGAATCCCCCACCAGCAACAGCTCCACCCCCGCCCGATCCAGCAGCGCGGCGAAGGTGCTGTCGTAGGCCGTCACCGAAACGATGCGCCGCCCCTGGCGCTTGCTCTCCCCGAGGCAGGGCACCGTCAGACGGGACATGACGACCCCGGGAAAACAAAAAAGCTCCCACCGACTCGGGTTGGAGCTTCCGATACTGTTACGGTCCGTAGTGGCATCATGGCATGCGTCCCGGGCACCCGTGAGGCGCTCCAGGCAGGCTCTCCCCGAAAAGATCCGTGAGATCAATCCCTCCGACGGTCGCCGCCACCTTGCGGGCAGTCGACGCCATCTCCCGGAGACGATCTCCAATGCGGAACCGAAGACAACGGCTCCACCCAGCCCAGATCATCGACTGCGGCAAGAAGACTGTCAACGGTTTTGCCGAAGAGGGGATGAATCAGACCGGGGGAAAGGTCGGCCAGGGGGCGCAGCACGAAGCGGCGCAGGTGCAGCCGGGGGTGGGGGACGCTCAGTCCGGGCAGGGACAGAATGCGGTTTCCGAAGAAGAGCAGATCCAGATCGAGGCTGCGCGGTCCCCAGCGCCGCTCGACTTCGCGACGACGCCCCTCCCGACGCTCCACCTGCCAGAGGCGCAACAGCAGGGCCAGGGGCTCCAGGCTGGTGGAGAGTCGCAGCACCGCGTTGACGAAGGGCGGTTGCGCCGCCTCACCCCAGGGCTGGCTGCGATAGAACGGGGAACACTCCAGTCCGCGAACGCCCGCGCTCTCCGCCAGAGCGGCGCAGCCCCGCCGACAGTGGGCCACGGCATCGCCCCGATTGGAACCCAGGCCGATATAGACCTCGGTCCAGGGCACGAGGGCCCCGCCTTCAGACACGCAGTTCGCCCACCCGGATGTGCCACGG encodes:
- a CDS encoding pantoate--beta-alanine ligase — encoded protein: MRECATRAALDAALEPRRRAGKRIGFVPTMGALHEGHLTLVRQARANCDLVVASIFVNPTQFGPGEDFNRYPREEEADRRLLESAGCDLLFLPSVEEIYPSGQQTRVEVEPLGSELCGAFRPGHFRGVATVVAILLHQVAPQLLFLGLKDRQQFILLRRMVRDLSMPVEVRGVATVREADGLAMSSRNRYLDARARHQATGLYRALQSASSSWRAGVRDVAFLEAVGREILHDAGIERIDYVAVRDVEHLAPLQGSEEDGLMLIAAHVGQARLIDNMRLSGVAE
- the panB gene encoding 3-methyl-2-oxobutanoate hydroxymethyltransferase, translated to MSRLTVPCLGESKRQGRRIVSVTAYDSTFAALLDRAGVELLLVGDSLGMVIQGQETTLPVTLDEMIYHTRAVMRGSQRALVVCDLPFGSFQSGPQEALASAVRVFKESGCQAVKLEGGVRMADSIALLVEHGLPVIGHVGLTPQSVHAMGGFKIQGRGETAAERVLADARAVAEAGACAIVLEGMPAPLARRITESIPIPTIGIGAGAGCDGQVLVLYDLLGLFEGMNTPRFVKQYLDGSTLVRRAVEEYAREVREGLFPGPEHAFQE
- the folK gene encoding 2-amino-4-hydroxy-6-hydroxymethyldihydropteridine diphosphokinase; the protein is MGLGSNRGDAVAHCRRGCAALAESAGVRGLECSPFYRSQPWGEAAQPPFVNAVLRLSTSLEPLALLLRLWQVERREGRRREVERRWGPRSLDLDLLFFGNRILSLPGLSVPHPRLHLRRFVLRPLADLSPGLIHPLFGKTVDSLLAAVDDLGWVEPLSSVPHWRSSPGDGVDCPQGGGDRRRD